In the Gorilla gorilla gorilla isolate KB3781 chromosome 1, NHGRI_mGorGor1-v2.1_pri, whole genome shotgun sequence genome, tatacatgtgccatgctggtgtgctgcacccactaactcgtcatctagcattaggtatatctcccaatgctatccctcccccctcccccaaccccacaacagtccccagagtgtgatgttccccttcctgtgtccatgtgtccccattgttcaattcctacctatgagtgagaatatgcggtgtttggttttttgttcttgcgatagtttactgagaatgatgatttccaatttcatccatgtccctacaaaggacatgaactcatcattttttatggctgcatagtattccatggtgtatatgtgccacattttcttaatccagtctatcattgttggacatttgggttggttccaagtctttgctattgtgaataatgccgcaataaacatacgtgtgcatgtgtctttatagcagcatgatttatagtcctttgggtatatacccagtaatgggatggctgggtcaaatggtatttctacttctagatccctgaggaatcgccacactgacttccacaatggttgaactagtttacagtcccaccaacagtgtaaaagtgttcctatttctccacatcctctctagcacctgttgtttcctgactttttaatgattgccattctaactggtgtgagatggtatctcattgtggttttgatttgcatttctctgttggccagggatggtgagcattttttcatgtgttttttggctgcgtaaatgtcttcttttgagaagtgtctgttcatgtccttcgcccactttttgatggggttgtttgtttttttcttgtaaatttgtttgagttcattgtagattctggatattagccctttgtcagatgagtaggttgtgaaaattttcttccattttgtaggttgcttgttcactctgatggtagtttcttttgctgtgcagaagctctttagtttaattagatcccatttgtcaattttggcttttgttgccattgcttttggtgttttagacatgaagtccttgcccatgcctatatgcTGAATGGTAaagcccaggttttcttctagggtttttatggttttaggtctaacgtttaagtctttaatccatcttgaattaatttttgtataaggtgtaaggaagggatccagtttcagctttctacatatggctagccagttttcccagcaccattgattaaataggaaatcctttccccattgcttgtttttctcaggtttgtcaaagatcagatagttgtagatatgcggtgttatttctgagggctctgctctgttccattgatctatatttctgttttggtaccagtaccatgctgttttggttatttatGTGAGATTAGGTAAATCTTTCAACACCAGGCAACTACTAACTTTTCTCATATTATTATGACATTCTCATACAGTCCTAATGATGAGAAAATTCTACTTAATTTAAATTAGAGGAGAAGAAAGACATAAACATTTGTCATTCTATAagtcaaaatttaaattattcagTACTCTAGTAAACTCTAAATACTTAATTGGTATGAGTATATCCAGATCCATATTTGTATCTCCTATTCAAATGTTAATGTTCTTGTTTGAAAATGATTATTCCAATTGTAGTACAGACGACTCTAGGACAATGTGGAAATTAGGGTCACTGACCGCCATGCAGTAGAATATGCATTTAACTTTGAACTCCCCAAAACCTAACTACTGACATCCTACTATTGACAGCAAGCCTTACAAATAACATAAGCAATCAATTAACACATACTTTGTATcttatatgtcttatatactctATTCTTACAGTAAAGTGAGCTAAAAAAATATCTTATTGAGaaaatcagaaagagaaaatatgtttactatttaTTTAGGGATAGAGGTTTGTCATAAAGTTCTTCATCGTTGTTGTCTTCACGTTGAGTGGGCTGAggcggaggaagaggaggagaggttgTACTTGTTGTCTCAGGAGTGGTGGAGGCAGAACAAAATCCACATATAtgtggacctgcacagttcaaatcTGTGTTGCTCAAGGACCAACTGCGTATCAGTCATTCACCACTGCTGTCACTTGGATAATATGAGGCTCTTCTTACTTGCTCATTCTACCTTCCTTCTTGCCTCCTCTCCTCAGAGATAAAAGAGTCTCTCAGGAATGGGCTCTTCTGGAGAGCAATGGCCTTTCACTCAGAGAATGGACCTAAGCAGATAACCTTTATGAAATAATGTTGATCCTTTTAGGCACATGCCTAAGCAGGTATAAAAATAGTGGAACAGAGGAGCTGATCCCAATCCAAGCTGAACAGTCCTATTGATTTATGAGAAGAGTAAGTGGAAACAAAATTGTGCAGAAGAGAATGTCTTGCATGAAAATACCTGTGGCAACTGAGGAGGCAAATGTTGAGTGTGTTGTGACGTGACTGGGAAATGGTTCAAATAACCTACTCCACACTCCACTAAGTCAACTATAGTCTAAGAGGGTCTATAGACTGTAACTTCTATAGAACTTCTTATAGAGAAACTCTTGTTTTTCTAAAGCCAAATTGGCTGCTCCACAAACATAATTATTTATCCTCAGGTAAACTTATTAGTAAAACATTACtttaggaaaaagaagaagacatacataccAGTTGAGagtaaataaaaactatttaataTTCAATTAGATTcagtaatttcaaataatttgttatttttgtcttatttttataataatgggAGATAAACAACTATTATGTAATTATTATGCTGAATGATATGATTAGTTTGGACCtttattgttttgatttctaCATGTTAATGAAACCCTGTTGCCCACAATTTAGTAGAAAATATATGACctatatttgattaaaaaaaaaaacaggcagggcgtggtggctcacacctataatcacagctacttaggaggctaggcaggagaatcacttgaacccaggaggcagaggttatggggagctgagattgcaccattacattagagcctgggcaacaagagccaaaatccattaaaaagacaaacaaacaaacaaagaaaaaccacacacaaacaaaatcaaaatagatGTCTtagaatatgtattataatattgtCAAGactaaattaaaagacaaatccTCTAGATTAATCTGTTTGACACACTGGGCATCTAATAATGTTTTTCTTCACTGCTGTACACTGCTAAGTTGATATGAACCTAGTGCTTTGACTCTAAGACAGAACGTATGTCTACATTTTCACCGAGATTTTCTGAATCACTCGTGTTAGGGCCCCCATCACCTCCTTGTTTCTCAGGCTGCAGATGATGGGGTTGAGCATTGGGGTGAGGATGGTGTAGAAAACAGCCAGAATCTTGTCCTCTGTCAGAGATCGCAGGGATCTTGGACGTAGATAGGTATAAGCAAAGGGTGCATAGTAGAAGGACACTACAGTGAGGTGGGTGCTACAGGTCGAATAggccttcttcctcccttctgcaGAGTGCATGCGGTAGACAGCAAGGAGAACCCGGCCATAGGAACATGCAATACCAGTGAAAGGAAGCACAAGAAAGATGGTGCTGCTCAAAAACACTGTGCCCTCATAGACCCAAGTGTCTGTGCAGGCTAGCGTCAACATAGCTAGAACATCACAGAAAAAATGATTGATGGCTCTGGACTTGCAATATGGGATACAGAGTGCACATACTGTGTGAGCACAAGAGTTGATAGAGCTTATCATCCAAGATCCTGTTATCATCATCACACACACTCATTTGCTTATACGGATGGGATAGTGGAGAGGAAAGTAAATGGCCACATAACGATCATAGGCCATTGATGTCAGGAGCAGTGCTTCTGCAACTGCTAAAGTCAAGAAGAAGAAACTCTGAATCCCACATCCAGTGAAGGAGATAGACTTGTTTCCATACAGAAAATCGTAAACCATCTTTGGAACAATGGTGGAGATGTAATTTAGGTCAATAAGTGAGAGCTGACTAAGTAGGAAATACATGGGTGTGTGGAGATGGGTGTCCAAAAAGATGAGAAGAATCATGGATAGATTTCCAATTAGAGCCattaggaaaatgagaaaaatgagggtGAATACGAAAAGGCCAATTCTGGATTGTGAGAACAGCCCCAATAAGATGAAATCAGTTGATGTTTGATTGTAATTTTCCATGGGGCATTCCTACAATCCATCCTGAAGGGAGACAAAAGGGTAAATTAAGCACAGTAATTCACTTTTATCCACAGTGGCTGCATTACAAGACTcccagtggatgtctgaaacTGGGGTTGATACTGAACCCTATATACACTATTTTTATAtccataaatgtatattataaactttaatttataaattaggcaaggaagagattaacaaaaataacaaaataaaatagaacaattacaactatatactgtaataaaacaTACGTGAATGCaatctatatttttctttctttcaaaccaTCATATTGAAAAAGTGCTCATTTTTCTTGTGATGACAAAATGCTTCTTGGGAAATCAAAATGTCTACATGATGACTAAAGTTAGGGGAACAAGGTAGGCACTGTGATGCGACATTGGGCTATGActgaaaatcaactgaaaatTTATGAAGTGTTCATTTGTGGACTTTTCCATgcaatattttcagaccacattTGATCACAGGAgaaaccatggaaagcaaaacagTGAATGAGAGGGGACTACTTATAGAATAGTAAgccaattgtttttaaaaatccttaatttAGTTAGACTGTGAATTATTTATAGAACTTTACAACACTTAAatgatgaattcatttattctatttaaaaaaaattattttcttacacaGAGATTAATATTTGATGAGACAAATATTTATAaccaaatttttttctaaaaaatatatacatttataggaAAAATCATTTGTCTTACAACTTCAAAAGGATAGGAATGTTTGATGCCCAACACAATCTCAGATGCCATTAAGATCATGTGCTATGCTTAAACATAGGCATGGAAAGGTAAATTAAATGCATATGCTATGGATCCATATTATGAATAAATTAGCATTACTTTTTCTGGATGATTTTTCTCACTAAATTTATTCTTTAAGACTTACTTGTAGAACTGCAGCAGCCTATGATTCATTTGGAGGAACTTATATTTCCTTCTTGAATTGTCTTTGCATAATAATTCGAAGTCAAACTTTCTCTAAGTTAGACATCATTATTTGGTTCTTCTACTTAAAAATGTAGAATGAATTGTTATTTTAAGTACCTTTTTCATGAAATGTAATTCATAGTCTTGATTTTGAATGTCCACCACCATCAAATGTCCATTCTCTTTTGCCTTCTCATCCAATTTCTGAATTCTCAAGTTAATGCAGACCCTCTATCTCAATATCTATATGCCAAGTTCATTTTAGCTTCCATGTGTCTGCTCAAGCTCTCCCCAAATACGATGTATATTCTGCGTCTTTGCTTCCCTCATGCTTAGATTACATAGACTTTAGGGATCCTCCCATTCATATGAAGGGATCATAAgtatatttatcaattttttgttaAGATCCATAAAGTATAATGTAATCTAAGCAATAAGGAAGCAAAGACAATAAATCACTTTACGTCTTCAAAAGACAGGATTTGGAGAAATGACCGTTCACttaaatggaaaaaaggaaacagcaaCCTGACAGTTTTCTAGGTAGAGGTGGTTCGAGTATTCTTCTCCAGATAGAAGACATCACTGGACAACTTTGCACAGGAtacataaaaggaatgaagtttttaggcttgaaaattattttagagcCAAAG is a window encoding:
- the LOC101133713 gene encoding LOW QUALITY PROTEIN: olfactory receptor 2L2-like (The sequence of the model RefSeq protein was modified relative to this genomic sequence to represent the inferred CDS: substituted 1 base at 1 genomic stop codon), which gives rise to MENYNQTSTDFILLGLFSQSRIGLFVFTLIFLIFLMALIGNLSMILLIFLDTHLHTPMYFLLSQLSLIDLNYISTIVPKMVYDFLYGNKSISFTGCGIQSFFFLTLAVAEALLLTSMAYDRYVAIYFPLHYPIRISKXVCVMMITGSWMISSINSCAHTVCALCIPYCKSRAINHFFCDVLAMLTLACTDTWVYEGTVFLSSTIFLVLPFTGIACSYGRVLLAVYRMHSAEGRKKAYSTCSTHLTVVSFYYAPFAYTYLRPRSLRSLTEDKILAVFYTILTPMLNPIICSLRNKEVMGALTRVIQKISVKM